CGGACGCTGGCTTGGGCACGGGAGAGCGGCTTGGCGGTAATTCCCTTCGGCACGGGAACCAGCCTCGAGGGCCACGTCCTGCCGCAGGGACCGGCCATCAGCCTCGACCTCTCCCGCATGAACCGGGTGCTGGAGCTTCGCCCTGAAGATTTTCTGGCGGTGGTCGAACCCGGCGTGACCCGCGAGCAGCTCAACGCCCGGCTCAAGGGCACTGGGCTGTTCTTCCCCGTAGACCCCGGCGCCAACGCTTCGCTGGGCGGCATGGCGGCTACCAACGCCTCCGGCACGACCACCGTGCGCTACGGTGGAATGCGCCACAACGTGTTGGCGCTGCAGGTGGTGCTGGCAAGCGGGGAGGTGCTGGAGCTGGGGCGGGCCGTGCGCAAGACCAGTGCGGGCTACGACCTCAAGGACCTCTTCATCGGCTCCGAGGGCACCCTGGGCGTGATCACCCGGCTCACCCTGCGGCTGCATCCCCTGCCCAGCCACGTCCACACCCTGCGGGTCTTTTTCCCGAGCCTCGAGAGCGCCGCCGACGCCGCCTATGCCCTCATGGGCTCGGGGCTGCCCCTGGCGCGGCTGGAGCTGCTCGACGAGTTGAGTCTTGGCGCCATCAACCGCTACCTGCAGCGAAGCTACCCGGAAAAACCCGCCCTCTTCGTGGAGTTCCACTCCTCGACCCGCGAAGCCCTCGAGGCCGAGTCGCAGATGGCCCTCGAGCTCGTGCGCGAAGCCGGGGCCGTCGCCGTAGACGCCGCCCGGACCCCCGAGGAGCGCAATGCGCAGTGGGAAGCCCGCCACCAGCTCTACTGGGCCCTGGTGGCCCAGTACCCCGGCCACCAGTTCATGATCACCGACACCGCCGTCCCCCTCTCCCGCATGCCCGAACTCGTGCGGTACTCGCAAAGGCTACTGCTCGAGATGAAGCTGGGCGGGAGCATCGTGGGTCACGTGGGCGACGGCAACTTTCACACCCTCGTCGCCACGGGTGAGCAGGATTACCCCAAGGCCGAGGCCTTCTCGGCGCGGCTGGTAGAGAAAGCGCTGGAGCTCGGTGGCACCTGCACCGGCGAGCACGGAGTGGGCCTGCGCAAGAAGAAGTTCCTGGCCCGCGAACACGGGGCGGCACTGGAGTGGATGCGGCAACTCAAAGGCCTTTTCGATCCGCAGAACATCCTCAACCCAGGCAAGGTGGTTTGAATGCGGCCCACCACCCTCCTCTTCGACCTCGACGGTACCCTGCTCGACACCGAGCCCGGCATCCTGGCCTGCCTTCGCCACACCCTCGAGCACTTCGGCCTGCCCACTCAGGGCGACGCCGAGTTGCGCCGCTTCATCGGCCCGCCGCTCGAGCAGGCCTGGCGTGAGCTGGTGGGGGCAGCGCACGTCGAGGAGGCCGTAGAAATATACCGGCGCTGCTACGACCTAAAGGGTAAGTTCAAGGCCGCGGTGTTCGAGGGAATTGAAGCCGCCCTACACGAACTAGCCTACCACCACACCCTCATCGTGGCGACCTCCAAACGGCAGGTCTTCGCCGAGGAGATGCTGGAGCGCTTCGGCCTCAGTTCCTACTTCAAAGCCGTCTATGGCGTC
The window above is part of the Calidithermus timidus DSM 17022 genome. Proteins encoded here:
- a CDS encoding FAD-binding oxidoreductase → MLNSLKAALADKVSTAPTDLETHGKDEAYPIHSLPQAVVYAQSLEDVVRTLAWARESGLAVIPFGTGTSLEGHVLPQGPAISLDLSRMNRVLELRPEDFLAVVEPGVTREQLNARLKGTGLFFPVDPGANASLGGMAATNASGTTTVRYGGMRHNVLALQVVLASGEVLELGRAVRKTSAGYDLKDLFIGSEGTLGVITRLTLRLHPLPSHVHTLRVFFPSLESAADAAYALMGSGLPLARLELLDELSLGAINRYLQRSYPEKPALFVEFHSSTREALEAESQMALELVREAGAVAVDAARTPEERNAQWEARHQLYWALVAQYPGHQFMITDTAVPLSRMPELVRYSQRLLLEMKLGGSIVGHVGDGNFHTLVATGEQDYPKAEAFSARLVEKALELGGTCTGEHGVGLRKKKFLAREHGAALEWMRQLKGLFDPQNILNPGKVV
- a CDS encoding HAD hydrolase-like protein, which translates into the protein MRPTTLLFDLDGTLLDTEPGILACLRHTLEHFGLPTQGDAELRRFIGPPLEQAWRELVGAAHVEEAVEIYRRCYDLKGKFKAAVFEGIEAALHELAYHHTLIVATSKRQVFAEEMLERFGLSSYFKAVYGVTPPQLSEPKAHLIGRILRDHGLSPQQAVMVGDREFDVIGAKANGMACVGVLWGYGSREELAFHGASLLCESPRELVEAVAGLA